A single Paraburkholderia sp. D15 DNA region contains:
- a CDS encoding enoyl-CoA hydratase/isomerase family protein: MNTDELILTNLDAGLVQITINRPPANALSAPLITALMSIFSELSRQSTPPGVVLTGAGEKFFCAGGDINEVANHALAVSRMEDFNAFLCQIEQYPGPLVCAVNGYAVGAGFEIVLHADYVIASPQSRLGFPEINHGLLPAAKGMRQAASLLGYRAARSLLFSGSLISAEHALAIGAVDAIAKPEDRLAQAIVKCRQLCDKDRQLFGAIKNTLRRSPQMTDDALLQLTLSDLRGYLDNPKTADARAHFLARNKKVES, from the coding sequence ATGAACACCGACGAACTTATCCTCACGAACCTCGATGCCGGCCTCGTGCAGATCACGATCAACCGGCCGCCGGCGAATGCGCTCAGCGCGCCATTGATTACCGCGTTGATGTCTATCTTCAGCGAGTTGTCCAGACAATCTACGCCGCCCGGCGTGGTCCTTACCGGCGCTGGGGAGAAGTTCTTCTGCGCGGGCGGCGATATCAACGAGGTGGCGAACCATGCGCTCGCTGTATCCCGCATGGAAGACTTCAACGCGTTTCTGTGTCAGATCGAACAGTATCCCGGTCCCCTCGTGTGTGCGGTCAATGGCTATGCGGTGGGTGCGGGATTCGAGATCGTCCTGCATGCGGATTATGTGATCGCGTCGCCGCAATCCCGGCTGGGATTTCCCGAGATCAATCACGGGCTGCTACCGGCGGCAAAAGGTATGCGTCAAGCGGCGTCCCTACTGGGTTACCGGGCCGCACGCTCGCTCCTGTTTTCAGGTTCTCTGATTTCCGCCGAGCACGCACTCGCGATCGGCGCGGTGGACGCGATCGCCAAGCCAGAAGATAGGCTCGCACAGGCGATCGTCAAATGCCGGCAGCTTTGCGACAAAGATCGCCAACTCTTTGGCGCAATCAAAAATACGCTGCGCCGGAGTCCGCAAATGACGGACGACGCTTTACTCCAGTTGACGCTCAGCGACCTTCGAGGATATCTCGACAATCCGAAGACCGCCGACGCGAGAGCCCATTTCCTGGCACGTAACAAGAAGGTGGAATCGTGA
- a CDS encoding creatininase family protein, with protein MSNIEQPETLHLTHMTYEDVSAALASGFDSVLIPCGAVEQHGPHLPLSMDADHADALAVKIAGMLGRTLIAPTIQVGCSRHHMDFPGTISLQEQTYAALCHDYCTSLAKHGFRRIYLFSAHVGNFNALRTMLPRLRDAVGPATEVFAYTNHEAWLREWRLAVEEAGGDPESVGGHADIAETSLMMHLHPDSVRHGQLVAGHVGFLTTGQLNLMWKNGIASISRNGVLGDARGSSREIGETCLNATARLLALTFAAESSREGG; from the coding sequence GTGAGCAATATTGAACAACCCGAGACACTGCATCTCACGCATATGACCTATGAAGACGTGTCGGCTGCGCTGGCTAGCGGGTTTGACAGCGTCCTCATTCCTTGTGGGGCGGTCGAGCAGCACGGACCTCATCTACCCTTGAGCATGGATGCCGATCACGCTGACGCGCTCGCGGTGAAAATCGCCGGGATGCTGGGGCGAACGCTGATCGCACCCACCATTCAGGTGGGATGCTCCAGACACCATATGGACTTTCCCGGCACGATCTCGTTGCAGGAGCAAACCTACGCCGCGCTTTGTCATGATTACTGCACGAGTCTGGCGAAGCACGGATTCAGACGTATTTATCTGTTCTCGGCCCACGTCGGCAATTTCAATGCTTTACGTACGATGCTGCCGCGTCTGAGAGACGCGGTCGGACCGGCGACCGAGGTGTTCGCGTATACGAATCATGAGGCGTGGCTTCGCGAATGGCGATTGGCGGTCGAGGAGGCGGGTGGCGATCCGGAATCCGTGGGCGGCCATGCCGACATCGCCGAAACGTCTCTCATGATGCACCTTCATCCCGACAGCGTTCGACACGGACAACTAGTGGCCGGCCACGTCGGTTTCCTGACGACCGGGCAATTGAATCTGATGTGGAAAAACGGCATTGCCTCGATATCTCGCAACGGTGTGCTTGGCGACGCGAGGGGATCATCACGCGAGATCGGCGAGACCTGTCTGAATGCCACGGCGAGACTTCTTGCCCTGACATTCGCGGCTGAATCGTCGCGAGAAGGTGGTTGA
- a CDS encoding LLM class flavin-dependent oxidoreductase, producing the protein MTLKIGFWSEQETQVGHSYSNRLRELVRETVLAEQMGFDFVALSEQHFALGGISSSAPEVVFGYLAAVTSRIKLRPSVALMPKAINHALRTAERLAVTDILSNGRMEMYCGRANTTIAMRAFNVSPDETLPQMEEGMALLRTAMREDVFTFEGKYYQVPPRSLVPKPLQKPYPLLGVAATSQNSHVWAASEGLAVMSHAIYQGWEKQKGLLDSYWQNWKRDETGPLHKPRAGVPLFIGIGKTDQEAKDTFAGPIMHYARISTDAYPRLAKLADNYAYMADSVPAMQRAAEDWDYLLNESATTVCGSPDTVIRQLEQYEKLGIDEVLLHMDSVPHEQIMAAIEMVGRYVIPHFNDRNNIVRPLDEVLGKIRAMRPQTANPTQTQG; encoded by the coding sequence ATGACATTGAAAATCGGTTTTTGGTCAGAGCAGGAAACACAGGTCGGGCATAGCTACTCGAACAGATTGCGCGAACTGGTTCGTGAAACTGTTCTCGCGGAGCAGATGGGATTCGACTTCGTGGCGCTCTCGGAACAGCACTTTGCGCTGGGCGGTATTTCGAGCTCGGCGCCGGAAGTGGTGTTTGGCTACCTCGCCGCCGTGACTTCGCGAATCAAACTTCGCCCGTCGGTGGCACTGATGCCCAAAGCCATCAACCACGCACTGCGTACGGCCGAACGGCTGGCAGTGACCGACATACTGTCCAACGGCCGGATGGAAATGTATTGCGGCCGGGCCAACACCACGATTGCGATGCGTGCATTCAACGTATCGCCCGACGAAACGCTGCCGCAGATGGAAGAGGGCATGGCGCTCCTTCGCACGGCCATGCGGGAAGACGTTTTCACCTTCGAGGGAAAGTACTACCAGGTGCCGCCTCGCTCGCTCGTACCCAAGCCGTTGCAAAAGCCTTATCCATTGCTTGGCGTCGCGGCAACGAGTCAGAACAGCCACGTTTGGGCCGCTTCGGAAGGGCTCGCTGTAATGAGCCACGCCATCTATCAGGGATGGGAGAAGCAGAAGGGGCTACTCGATTCGTACTGGCAGAACTGGAAGCGCGATGAAACCGGGCCGCTGCACAAGCCGCGTGCCGGCGTGCCGCTTTTCATCGGCATCGGCAAGACGGACCAGGAAGCGAAGGACACCTTCGCCGGTCCCATCATGCACTATGCGCGCATCTCGACCGATGCGTACCCGCGGCTCGCAAAGCTCGCCGACAACTATGCCTACATGGCCGACAGCGTGCCGGCGATGCAGCGCGCCGCCGAGGATTGGGATTATCTGCTCAACGAGTCCGCCACGACGGTGTGCGGAAGCCCCGATACGGTCATTCGGCAGTTGGAACAATACGAAAAGCTCGGCATCGACGAAGTTCTGCTGCATATGGATTCGGTTCCCCACGAACAGATCATGGCGGCGATCGAGATGGTCGGCCGATACGTCATTCCTCATTTCAATGATCGCAACAATATCGTTCGGCCATTGGACGAGGTTCTCGGCAAGATTCGGGCAATGCGTCCGCAGACCGCCAACCCGACCCAAACTCAAGGATGA
- a CDS encoding enoyl-CoA hydratase-related protein, translated as MDTSSRYQYLNVEHRPSGVAIVTMNRPEILNAINWDMHSELEQVFVDLDHDKSVKAIVLTGAGRGFCSGGDQKSIDNGDLPSPTRGGRRLIRNMLEVEVPIVAAVNGAAVGLGATLALFCDMIYASPTARFADTHVNAGVVAGDGGAVIWPLLLGPVRARHYLMTGDFVNADEALAMGMINKIVESDRLLEATVEYAELLAGGPRDAVVWTKYCVNKITKQYTHLILDTSTALETITFNSPERREAVTSFAEKRKRFGDNYK; from the coding sequence ATGGACACGTCTTCCCGCTACCAGTATCTGAATGTGGAACATCGGCCTTCCGGGGTCGCGATTGTCACGATGAACCGGCCAGAGATTCTGAACGCGATCAATTGGGACATGCACAGCGAGCTGGAACAGGTATTCGTCGATCTGGACCACGACAAATCGGTCAAGGCGATCGTTCTGACCGGCGCGGGGCGCGGGTTCTGCTCCGGCGGCGATCAGAAGTCGATCGATAACGGCGATCTTCCGTCGCCGACACGAGGTGGCCGTCGCTTGATCAGGAACATGCTGGAGGTCGAGGTGCCGATCGTGGCGGCGGTCAATGGTGCAGCGGTAGGGCTGGGTGCCACGCTCGCGTTGTTTTGCGACATGATCTACGCCAGTCCGACCGCGCGATTCGCCGACACGCACGTCAACGCGGGTGTCGTGGCGGGCGATGGCGGCGCGGTGATCTGGCCGCTTCTGCTCGGCCCGGTCCGCGCGCGGCACTATCTGATGACGGGCGACTTCGTCAACGCCGATGAGGCGCTGGCCATGGGCATGATCAACAAGATCGTCGAGAGCGACAGACTGCTGGAAGCCACCGTCGAATACGCGGAACTTCTCGCGGGTGGTCCGCGCGACGCGGTGGTCTGGACGAAGTATTGCGTGAACAAGATCACCAAGCAGTACACGCATCTGATACTCGATACGTCAACGGCGCTGGAAACGATCACCTTCAATTCGCCCGAGCGCCGTGAAGCGGTGACTTCGTTCGCCGAGAAGCGCAAGCGCTTTGGAGACAACTACAAATGA
- a CDS encoding AMP-binding protein, translating to MTAAPWTSGSQFASTSIPALLLARLKNDAGANAFFQKREGSWISTTWKEYANAVCSISVALRHAGIDKGDRIAIMGDVSQEWVIADMATICSGAVTVGVYFTSSVEEVRYYLEDSGARLAFVGNGEQLRIIQAADPSRKLLHIVVLDPAWKNTPGETAANVVSFAEFAVPFCEDETAYLREQSESARSTDLVSLGYTSGTTGSPKGAMLTHRSMLAGAFTWPTFCPAIMSEPQRMVIHLPLSHTVARVQAMTLPLITKTVPYFVDASADFARCIQEVKPTSYMAPPRFYQKFATQIINHVNGSAEVDRQNYKLALGIAREVLADRLERGRSDPFKEAIYAACQRSIFAPLLARIGFDDLRYPYTASAPMPPELVTLFQLWGVNLREIYGQTEMVGGNLAQMADWSKPGNSGVPIDDPAWETRVLADGEMLVRGPGLFVGYWNKEAETQTALRDGWLYTGDIVEIGEDGAYKLIDRKKELINTAAGKSISPVQIENELRQSPYITEAMVIGEGRKYLTALIEVDGTLTMDWASARDASITRYADLAASEVVIGLIRAEVDKANARLARAEQIKAFRIIPEELTPERGVMTATRKKRRKPIMARYERLIASLYDDAEAQLIKDQIAGAEPPVPVSRQ from the coding sequence ATGACCGCCGCACCCTGGACTTCCGGTAGTCAATTCGCTTCGACCAGTATCCCGGCTTTGCTGTTGGCGAGGCTGAAAAACGATGCCGGAGCAAACGCCTTTTTTCAGAAACGTGAAGGGTCCTGGATATCGACCACCTGGAAAGAATATGCGAACGCGGTCTGTTCCATTTCCGTGGCGCTCCGTCATGCCGGTATAGACAAAGGCGACCGGATTGCCATCATGGGCGACGTTTCCCAGGAGTGGGTCATCGCCGATATGGCGACGATCTGCTCGGGCGCGGTGACGGTGGGCGTCTATTTCACGTCGTCGGTCGAAGAGGTTCGCTACTATCTGGAAGATTCGGGGGCGCGACTGGCTTTTGTCGGCAATGGAGAACAACTGCGCATCATCCAGGCTGCCGATCCGTCTCGCAAGCTCCTCCACATTGTCGTACTCGACCCGGCCTGGAAGAATACGCCTGGCGAAACCGCCGCGAATGTCGTTTCATTCGCCGAGTTCGCCGTGCCGTTCTGCGAAGACGAGACGGCTTATCTGCGGGAGCAGTCGGAGTCCGCGCGGTCGACGGATCTGGTGAGCCTCGGTTACACCTCGGGGACCACGGGGTCGCCCAAGGGCGCGATGCTTACGCATCGTTCCATGCTGGCGGGCGCATTCACGTGGCCGACCTTCTGCCCCGCGATCATGTCGGAACCGCAGCGCATGGTCATCCATCTGCCTCTGTCGCACACGGTGGCGCGCGTGCAGGCCATGACGCTGCCACTTATCACGAAGACAGTGCCTTACTTTGTCGATGCATCGGCCGATTTCGCCAGGTGCATTCAGGAAGTGAAGCCGACGTCTTATATGGCGCCGCCGCGCTTCTACCAGAAGTTCGCGACACAGATCATCAATCACGTGAACGGCAGTGCCGAAGTGGATCGGCAAAACTACAAACTGGCTCTCGGGATTGCGAGAGAGGTGCTGGCCGACCGCTTGGAGAGGGGCCGCAGCGACCCGTTCAAGGAGGCGATCTATGCCGCCTGCCAGCGTTCCATCTTCGCGCCGCTATTGGCGAGAATCGGGTTCGACGATTTGCGGTATCCATATACCGCGTCCGCTCCGATGCCGCCCGAACTCGTCACCCTGTTTCAGCTATGGGGCGTCAATCTGCGGGAGATCTACGGACAAACGGAGATGGTGGGGGGGAATCTGGCGCAGATGGCGGACTGGTCGAAGCCGGGCAATTCCGGCGTGCCGATCGACGATCCAGCGTGGGAGACGCGCGTACTGGCGGACGGTGAAATGCTCGTTCGCGGGCCGGGACTATTTGTCGGGTACTGGAACAAGGAGGCCGAGACACAAACGGCCCTGCGGGACGGCTGGCTCTACACCGGCGATATCGTGGAGATCGGCGAAGACGGTGCGTACAAGCTGATCGATCGAAAAAAAGAACTCATCAATACCGCCGCCGGAAAATCGATCAGCCCTGTTCAGATCGAGAACGAGCTTCGCCAGAGCCCCTATATCACCGAAGCGATGGTGATTGGTGAAGGGCGTAAGTATCTGACGGCGTTGATCGAAGTGGACGGCACGCTCACCATGGATTGGGCCAGTGCGCGCGATGCGTCGATCACGCGCTATGCCGATCTGGCCGCGTCGGAAGTCGTAATAGGTCTGATCCGCGCGGAAGTGGACAAAGCCAACGCGAGATTGGCGCGAGCGGAACAGATCAAGGCATTCAGGATCATTCCCGAGGAGCTCACACCTGAGCGTGGCGTGATGACCGCGACGCGCAAAAAGCGCCGCAAGCCCATCATGGCGCGCTACGAGCGCCTTATCGCCAGTCTTTACGACGACGCCGAGGCGCAGTTGATCAAAGATCAGATTGCCGGGGCCGAGCCGCCCGTTCCGGTATCCCGGCAATGA
- a CDS encoding flavin reductase family protein, protein MIALSPDRTTFREAMARIGAAVNIITTTTPTGDVGMTVSAVCSVTDDPATVLVCIGRSSRQYHHFSSAGIICINVLSHEHEALSPIFAGKGDLGMTERFTYGKWLRLATGAPVLESAAASLDCTVSRSVDIGTHTVFFCAVQAVHLGSSVSGLVYHGRAYHRIPQKQA, encoded by the coding sequence GTGATCGCACTTTCCCCAGACCGCACTACCTTCCGCGAGGCCATGGCACGGATCGGCGCGGCAGTGAATATCATCACCACCACGACGCCTACCGGCGATGTCGGCATGACCGTGTCCGCGGTTTGCTCGGTGACCGACGACCCGGCCACCGTGCTTGTCTGCATCGGCCGATCCAGCCGTCAATATCATCATTTCAGCTCGGCGGGCATCATCTGTATCAACGTGCTCTCGCACGAGCATGAGGCACTGTCGCCGATCTTCGCAGGCAAGGGAGACCTCGGCATGACCGAGCGCTTCACGTACGGCAAATGGCTCCGGCTTGCCACCGGCGCGCCGGTACTGGAATCCGCCGCGGCGAGTCTGGACTGTACGGTGAGCCGAAGTGTCGACATCGGCACCCACACGGTTTTCTTCTGCGCGGTGCAGGCAGTGCATCTCGGTTCCTCGGTGTCGGGTCTCGTGTACCACGGGCGTGCTTACCACAGGATTCCGCAGAAGCAGGCTTGA
- a CDS encoding DUF4148 domain-containing protein, translated as MKTIIAAVLCLVVFFPLAASAGTDKTDCPGASVVDEKTRAEVRAELLQAEHDGWITATKQRAYPPDSERGGLNRSVYDASVGTRPYYQASNRQP; from the coding sequence ATGAAAACGATAATCGCAGCGGTACTCTGCCTCGTGGTCTTCTTTCCGTTGGCCGCAAGTGCCGGCACTGACAAGACAGACTGCCCGGGCGCGTCGGTGGTGGATGAGAAGACGCGTGCCGAGGTACGAGCCGAACTTCTTCAGGCCGAACACGACGGCTGGATAACGGCGACGAAGCAAAGGGCCTACCCGCCGGATTCGGAACGGGGCGGCCTGAACCGGAGCGTATATGACGCGAGTGTTGGCACGAGACCGTACTACCAGGCGTCGAATCGGCAACCCTGA
- a CDS encoding porin: MKKKKMEVIVGSLVGLASPFAHSQSSVTLYGEIDNGIHYQTNVGGGKAVYMDSLDGIDGSRWGLIGKEDLGGGLKAIFTLESGINVNNGQFAQGGTAFGRQAFVGLSSDTYGSLTAGRQYDMVWYFPEFLAGSAAVGDIAGGHPGDLDNVGNSVRFNNSVRYMSPDFHGFSFGAEYSLGGIPGDFTSTSGYSIGAGYTHGPLQVGAAFDYFKHPTATPGSGWFTAYASGFNLLANSLNSAYQVAQAYQDAVVAATYTIGNAAISASYSNVQYANLGPSFLNGTAIFNNYDIGLSYRITPAFSVGVMYDYMNARSVTTAQGNVVGNQHYNQAAFLVDYLLSKRTDVYFSGGWQRASGTASTGAPAVADIGGSGDSSNNHQMIYRLAIRHKF, translated from the coding sequence ATGAAAAAGAAAAAAATGGAAGTCATAGTCGGTTCGCTCGTGGGGCTTGCCAGCCCTTTCGCGCATAGCCAGAGTAGCGTCACGCTCTACGGAGAGATCGACAACGGCATTCACTACCAGACCAATGTGGGCGGCGGCAAAGCGGTCTATATGGACTCGCTGGACGGCATCGACGGCAGCCGCTGGGGGTTGATCGGCAAGGAAGATCTCGGAGGCGGTCTTAAAGCCATCTTTACCCTTGAATCCGGGATCAACGTGAACAACGGACAGTTCGCTCAGGGCGGTACGGCCTTCGGCCGCCAGGCCTTCGTCGGACTGAGCAGCGACACCTACGGCTCGCTCACCGCGGGGCGCCAGTACGACATGGTGTGGTACTTCCCCGAGTTTCTCGCGGGCTCCGCAGCCGTCGGCGATATTGCCGGCGGCCACCCGGGCGACCTCGACAATGTCGGCAACAGCGTGCGATTCAATAATTCGGTGCGCTATATGAGCCCGGATTTTCATGGCTTCTCCTTCGGTGCCGAATACAGCCTTGGCGGAATACCCGGCGACTTCACGTCCACATCGGGCTACTCGATCGGCGCGGGTTACACCCACGGCCCGCTTCAGGTCGGCGCAGCGTTCGATTACTTCAAACATCCGACCGCGACGCCGGGAAGCGGCTGGTTCACTGCCTACGCAAGCGGCTTCAACCTGCTCGCCAATTCACTGAACTCGGCTTACCAGGTTGCGCAGGCGTATCAGGACGCCGTTGTCGCGGCGACATACACCATCGGCAACGCGGCGATCAGCGCCTCCTACTCGAACGTGCAGTACGCCAATCTGGGGCCCTCGTTTCTGAACGGCACCGCGATCTTCAACAACTACGACATCGGCTTGAGTTATCGCATCACGCCAGCGTTTTCCGTCGGCGTGATGTATGACTATATGAACGCCCGCAGCGTCACCACCGCACAGGGCAACGTCGTTGGTAACCAGCACTACAATCAGGCGGCATTTCTGGTGGACTATTTGCTGTCGAAACGCACGGATGTGTATTTCTCGGGCGGCTGGCAACGTGCTTCGGGTACAGCGTCGACGGGCGCGCCCGCTGTCGCCGACATTGGAGGCTCCGGAGACTCGTCGAATAACCACCAGATGATTTACAGGTTGGCTATTCGCCACAAATTCTAG
- a CDS encoding helix-turn-helix transcriptional regulator: MQLDEHVEEIPVHTHRKGQLVLALHGAVTCQVAGALWIVPPQCGVWIPGDMPHSNRATPNAQLCYLFAESGIVDLPKECCTLSISPMVREIILYLAAAPLDYEKGGHIDQLARVLLRELTLMPVERLYLPVTDHPKIRQIADALNVNPGDRSTISQWGKRLAMSERSLARLIVNETGLTFGRWRQQLQLLVAVRELAGGASVQRVSDELGYESVTAFITMFKKALGHPPGRYFAALARSQSQAAGE; encoded by the coding sequence ATGCAACTCGACGAGCACGTGGAGGAGATCCCGGTACACACGCATCGAAAAGGGCAACTGGTATTGGCATTACACGGTGCGGTGACCTGCCAGGTTGCGGGCGCGTTGTGGATCGTGCCGCCGCAGTGCGGGGTCTGGATTCCCGGCGACATGCCGCATAGCAACCGTGCCACACCCAACGCGCAGCTGTGTTATCTGTTCGCCGAATCAGGCATTGTCGATCTGCCGAAGGAGTGCTGCACGCTGTCCATTTCGCCAATGGTGCGCGAAATCATTCTTTATCTGGCAGCAGCACCGCTCGACTACGAGAAGGGCGGCCATATCGACCAGCTTGCACGTGTGCTGTTACGCGAGCTGACGTTGATGCCGGTCGAACGCCTCTATTTGCCGGTTACCGATCATCCGAAGATCCGTCAGATTGCCGACGCGCTGAACGTCAATCCCGGTGATCGCAGCACTATTTCGCAATGGGGCAAGCGTCTGGCAATGAGCGAGCGTTCGTTGGCCAGACTTATCGTCAACGAAACGGGACTGACGTTCGGCCGGTGGCGACAGCAGTTGCAATTGCTGGTCGCCGTGCGCGAGCTTGCCGGGGGCGCGTCTGTGCAACGCGTATCCGACGAACTTGGCTATGAGTCGGTGACTGCGTTCATCACCATGTTCAAGAAAGCGCTCGGACATCCGCCTGGCCGTTACTTTGCGGCGCTAGCGCGTAGCCAGTCGCAGGCTGCGGGTGAATAG
- a CDS encoding fatty acid desaturase, giving the protein MAFYLDDTQRSTLARLASSWTWRTQWPTWLLIVTIYGGWFGVATHARELGLPLTVALLAVFGAWYMSLQHELLHGHPTRSRRFNALLGFAPLAVWFPYGVYRDSHLLHHDDAHLTHPERDPESYFVSPLVWQRAGRTFRALLVFRNTFVGRLLIGPAFSIAATGVEAFAKLRRGDWRDVPVWLAHVVALGALAAWLQIVCAMPAWVFIVGAGYGALSLGAVRSFQEHRVAEVVAHRTVINEAAWFWRLLFLNNNFHVVHHDLPHVPWFAIPRVYEASREQYVERSGGFVVNGYSEWFRRYVLAAAAHPAFGTRSAIHPQPATGYALAPQSNGQADVRALS; this is encoded by the coding sequence ATGGCGTTCTATCTCGACGACACGCAACGCTCTACCCTCGCCCGGCTCGCGTCCAGCTGGACGTGGCGCACGCAATGGCCGACGTGGCTGCTGATCGTGACGATCTACGGCGGCTGGTTCGGCGTCGCGACGCATGCACGCGAGTTGGGTCTGCCGCTTACCGTCGCGCTGCTGGCCGTGTTCGGCGCGTGGTACATGTCGCTGCAACACGAACTTCTCCATGGTCACCCGACCCGTTCGCGACGCTTCAACGCGTTGCTCGGCTTCGCGCCGCTGGCCGTGTGGTTTCCGTATGGCGTCTATCGGGACTCGCATCTGCTGCATCATGACGATGCGCATCTGACGCATCCCGAACGCGATCCCGAGAGCTATTTCGTCAGTCCGCTCGTTTGGCAACGTGCAGGGCGGACGTTTCGCGCGTTACTCGTTTTCCGCAATACGTTCGTTGGGCGGTTGCTGATCGGGCCGGCGTTTTCCATCGCGGCGACGGGCGTGGAGGCGTTCGCCAAACTCAGGCGTGGCGATTGGCGGGACGTGCCGGTCTGGCTTGCGCATGTTGTCGCGTTGGGTGCGCTCGCCGCGTGGCTGCAGATCGTGTGCGCGATGCCGGCTTGGGTGTTTATTGTCGGTGCGGGATATGGCGCGTTGTCGCTCGGGGCGGTTCGCTCGTTTCAGGAGCATCGCGTGGCGGAGGTGGTCGCGCATCGCACGGTGATCAATGAGGCGGCGTGGTTCTGGCGATTGCTGTTTCTGAACAACAACTTCCACGTGGTGCATCACGATCTGCCGCATGTGCCGTGGTTTGCGATTCCGCGTGTGTATGAAGCGTCGCGCGAGCAATATGTCGAGCGCTCTGGCGGGTTCGTAGTCAACGGTTATAGCGAGTGGTTCAGACGTTATGTGCTTGCCGCTGCCGCCCATCCCGCGTTTGGGACTCGATCCGCTATTCACCCGCAGCCTGCGACTGGCTACGCGCTAGCGCCGCAAAGTAACGGCCAGGCGGATGTCCGAGCGCTTTCTTGA
- a CDS encoding CDP-diacylglycerol diphosphatase yields MARRVAGIAAALTVALAAGACARLAAVDSNALWKIVDLRCVPSQQATGTPGQCTSVDLDKRYAILKDIVGRSQHLLIPTDRITGIESPLVLAPHARDYWVDAWDARRDVEQSVKRSLPDSLLGLEINSQYQRSQNQLHIHIDCMRNDIGEALSRHAKDAPGEWRWDSLDGKRYRIMRVTTLANGDNPFRVVARDNPGEAAMSTQTILVTGAGPDAQQDGWLIVNSGTRVDDGSGSAEGLLDHECRVADAS; encoded by the coding sequence ATGGCGCGTCGCGTCGCCGGCATTGCCGCCGCGCTGACCGTCGCACTCGCGGCTGGCGCCTGCGCGCGTCTCGCCGCGGTCGATTCCAACGCGCTTTGGAAAATCGTCGATCTGCGCTGCGTGCCGTCGCAACAGGCCACCGGCACGCCGGGCCAATGCACGAGCGTCGATCTCGACAAACGCTATGCGATCCTGAAGGACATCGTCGGGCGTTCGCAGCATCTGCTGATTCCGACCGATCGCATTACCGGCATCGAAAGTCCGCTCGTGCTCGCACCGCATGCGCGCGACTACTGGGTCGATGCGTGGGACGCGCGGCGCGACGTCGAGCAATCGGTCAAGCGCAGCTTGCCCGACAGCCTGCTCGGACTCGAAATCAATTCGCAGTACCAGCGCTCGCAGAACCAGCTACATATTCATATCGATTGCATGCGCAACGATATCGGCGAAGCGCTGTCACGCCACGCGAAGGATGCGCCGGGCGAATGGCGCTGGGACTCGCTCGACGGTAAGCGTTACCGGATCATGCGCGTCACGACGCTCGCGAACGGGGACAACCCGTTTCGCGTCGTCGCGAGAGACAACCCGGGCGAAGCGGCGATGTCCACCCAAACCATTCTCGTGACGGGCGCCGGCCCGGATGCGCAACAGGACGGCTGGCTGATCGTGAACAGCGGCACCCGTGTCGACGACGGCAGCGGCTCGGCCGAGGGCCTGCTCGATCACGAATGCCGCGTTGCGGATGCATCGTAA